Proteins co-encoded in one Campylobacter ornithocola genomic window:
- a CDS encoding rhodanese-like domain-containing protein translates to MKNLITRLFIVLFTLFTPSGFLFAEANGEIGSIEGVKTISLAQAQDMLDQNNTYFFDVNSEQDRQANGYIPNSISTYVENWESLLPNDKNANLVFYGLNRFRFEASQAAAVAIELGYKNSVVMLDGIESWATSGRKVEKIDTVKWEKAKDVIEFKDTIHSRFKFSDTPSCRDCHAQKGKGIRANIAASKNLINQKCATCHEKASSALAKSAHGVENFLPAQNGEKKKEKPSCATCHSVHVTPKHSGIFSQKQLVDQKCAQCHKQKTQTFHMTFHGKGIVLSTPGETPSVATCSDCHGKHNILKSSERNSTLSPINRVETCKSCHPNSNENFANWMAHADHSDGENYPGLHGAYIFMTALVISVFVFFGAHTILWCLRLIAMRIKYPKEWKEARKAAHEDKIKVRRFSTFHRIQHFFMATSFLGLAFSGLPQKFYDAPWAKPMVDLMGGDIINAATIHHISAIVMFAVFFSHIGEIIIVNWKRRDVARDPITGKLSFVKVLKATFGPDSLMPNLQDLKDMKDHFKWFFGFGPRPQFDRWTYWEKFDYLAVFWGMFIIGISGLILWFPAFFGKFLPGEAINLATLLHSDEALLATGFIFAIHFFNTHFRADRFPMDMVIFSGSISEEEIKQERSVWYKRLKESGKLSTLYENKSDFKTYQWLAKLAGFAMLITGLVFLFLMLYTFFNTIL, encoded by the coding sequence TTGAAAAATTTAATCACTAGACTTTTTATTGTTCTTTTTACTCTTTTTACACCATCAGGATTTTTATTTGCTGAAGCTAATGGAGAAATTGGGTCAATAGAAGGTGTTAAAACAATTAGTTTAGCTCAAGCTCAAGATATGCTTGATCAAAACAATACTTATTTTTTTGATGTAAATTCAGAGCAAGATAGACAAGCTAATGGATATATACCTAATTCTATATCAACTTATGTAGAAAATTGGGAAAGTTTGCTACCTAATGACAAAAATGCAAATTTAGTGTTTTATGGCTTAAATCGTTTTAGATTTGAAGCTTCACAAGCAGCAGCAGTAGCCATAGAGCTTGGTTATAAAAATTCAGTTGTTATGCTTGATGGTATAGAATCATGGGCAACATCTGGGAGAAAAGTGGAAAAAATAGACACTGTAAAATGGGAAAAAGCTAAAGATGTAATAGAATTTAAAGATACTATCCATTCAAGATTTAAATTTAGCGATACTCCATCTTGCCGTGATTGTCATGCTCAAAAAGGTAAAGGTATTAGAGCAAATATTGCTGCTAGTAAAAATTTAATCAATCAAAAATGTGCCACATGTCATGAAAAAGCAAGCAGTGCTTTAGCAAAAAGTGCACATGGAGTTGAAAATTTCTTACCTGCTCAAAATGGAGAAAAGAAAAAAGAAAAACCATCTTGTGCAACTTGTCACTCAGTGCATGTAACACCAAAACATTCAGGAATTTTTTCTCAAAAACAACTAGTAGATCAAAAATGTGCACAATGTCATAAACAAAAAACTCAAACTTTCCATATGACTTTTCATGGTAAAGGCATAGTTTTAAGTACCCCAGGTGAAACTCCAAGCGTTGCTACATGTTCTGATTGTCATGGCAAACATAATATTTTAAAATCTAGCGAAAGAAATTCAACGCTTTCACCAATCAATCGCGTTGAAACCTGCAAATCATGCCACCCAAATTCTAATGAAAATTTTGCAAATTGGATGGCACATGCTGATCATAGTGATGGAGAAAATTATCCAGGATTACACGGAGCTTATATCTTTATGACAGCTTTGGTGATTTCTGTATTTGTATTTTTTGGAGCTCATACCATACTTTGGTGCTTGCGCTTAATAGCTATGCGTATAAAATATCCTAAAGAATGGAAAGAAGCAAGAAAAGCAGCACATGAAGATAAAATCAAAGTAAGAAGATTTAGTACTTTCCATAGAATTCAACACTTCTTTATGGCGACTAGTTTCTTAGGACTTGCATTTTCAGGATTACCACAAAAATTCTATGATGCACCTTGGGCTAAACCTATGGTTGATTTAATGGGTGGTGATATTATTAATGCAGCTACTATTCACCATATATCTGCTATTGTAATGTTTGCAGTATTTTTCTCACATATTGGTGAAATTATCATTGTAAATTGGAAACGTCGTGATGTAGCAAGAGATCCTATTACTGGAAAATTAAGTTTCGTAAAAGTATTGAAAGCTACTTTTGGTCCTGATTCTTTAATGCCTAATTTGCAAGATCTTAAGGATATGAAAGATCATTTTAAATGGTTCTTTGGTTTTGGTCCAAGACCTCAATTTGATCGTTGGACTTATTGGGAAAAATTTGATTATTTGGCAGTATTTTGGGGTATGTTTATTATTGGTATTTCAGGGCTTATTTTATGGTTCCCTGCTTTCTTTGGTAAATTTTTACCAGGTGAAGCAATCAACCTAGCAACTCTACTTCACTCTGATGAAGCTTTACTTGCAACAGGGTTTATTTTTGCTATTCACTTCTTTAATACTCATTTTAGAGCAGATCGCTTCCCTATGGATATGGTGATTTTCTCAGGAAGTATTAGTGAAGAAGAAATCAAACAAGAAAGAAGTGTATGGTATAAACGCTTAAAAGAAAGTGGAAAATTAAGCACCTTATATGAAAATAAAAGTGATTTCAAAACATACCAATGGTTGGCAAAACTTGCAGGATTTGCAATGTTAATCACTGGTTTGGTGTTTTTATTTTTAATGCTTTATACTTTCTTTAACACTATCTTATAA
- a CDS encoding SoxW family protein, whose translation MFKTILLLSILSIFFIACSNEEKIDSNLISNGTQYTKENSQKANDLDKKSYEEIAHLFKDNTNIKSNNKNILIIFSANHCLYCDKLKEEIKNDKKLQELIKDEYSSYYINISYKKNHTFYKNHKSDLSTNELSNIYNIVATPTIIILNKKSQTLFNYPGFISAKRLSATMEFLNQKENQDLDEQAIGQKLIHYYKENNI comes from the coding sequence ATGTTTAAAACAATACTCTTGCTTAGCATTTTAAGTATTTTTTTCATAGCTTGTTCTAATGAAGAAAAAATTGATTCTAATTTAATCTCAAATGGCACTCAATATACAAAAGAAAATTCACAAAAGGCAAATGATTTAGATAAAAAATCTTATGAAGAAATAGCTCATTTATTTAAAGATAATACAAATATAAAAAGCAATAATAAAAATATTTTAATTATCTTTAGTGCAAACCACTGCTTATATTGTGATAAACTAAAAGAAGAAATCAAAAACGATAAAAAACTACAAGAACTTATAAAAGATGAATATAGTTCTTATTATATTAATATAAGTTATAAAAAAAATCATACATTCTATAAAAATCATAAAAGTGATTTAAGCACCAATGAACTCTCAAATATTTATAATATAGTTGCCACACCTACTATAATAATACTTAATAAAAAAAGTCAAACATTATTTAACTATCCTGGATTTATTAGTGCTAAAAGACTTAGTGCTACAATGGAGTTTTTAAATCAAAAAGAAAATCAAGATTTAGATGAGCAGGCAATAGGACAAAAACTTATCCATTATTATAAAGAAAATAATATTTAG
- the ccsA gene encoding cytochrome c biogenesis protein CcsA, with the protein MLMRYFFSLAMSFLLMSVYVIACAVATFIENDFGISAAKALIYNNAWFDMLHLLLGLNLIGVILYNKLLQKKKYSILLLHLSFIVILIGAGLTRYFGLEGGMYIREGGISNTIVTREEFIKIIDFDTNSSLEFPISFTPLTQKHFEKTIDLSDQKLTISSTSYTPQKDSITPASLELNIHYKNISKHIVLNPNFTGKEIMQFNMQGKNFGVNWGPREIKLPFALLLEDFILERYLGSMSPSSYTSKIKIIDEQNNINLSYDIFMNNVLDYGGYRFFQSSYDQDEQGTILSVNKDPGKIPTYIGYTLLILGFLWVLFDKNSRFHRLSVYLKKGQSFVLFILLFISFQTPLFAQENKNEILNLVTSLQKNSYEHSLNFAKLLIQDHNGRIKPLDTLAMEFIYKITQKDKFLNLHYNQIFLAMMIYPKEFRKIKMIATKTSKLRELIGTDINEKYIAFDDVFDNGVYKLSNYVEEANRKKPSLRNNFDKDLLALDEKINHAYYIYSGQALTIFPDINEQSLRWYSPVQILPFAKEDVERLQMLLVSYFLQVRNGIENNQWQDANEILQSLKDFQYHYGSKVLPQKERLDLEILLNHYNIFDNLTFVYISFAMVFFFLSFYTILKNISLSTFVYRFFYIILSTCVFIHALALIIRWYVGEHAPWSNAYESMIYIAFACAISAVIFFRKSLLALCGASFLAGIALFVAHLGFMDPQIGNLVPVLKSYWLNIHVSIITASYGFLALCFIIGVLNLILFTLRGKNKNIDLNIIKLHCVNEMSMIIGLAMLTIGNFLGGVWANESWGRYWGWDPKETWALISIVVYTMVLHLRFIFKTYFIFVFASASVLAFYSILMTYFGVNFYLSGLHSYANGDAFPIPTFVYVLIVLNFVLIISAGRKRDLNMPSF; encoded by the coding sequence ATGTTAATGCGTTATTTTTTTTCTCTTGCAATGAGTTTTTTACTAATGAGTGTATATGTTATAGCTTGTGCTGTAGCAACTTTCATAGAAAATGATTTTGGTATTAGTGCTGCTAAAGCTTTGATTTATAACAATGCATGGTTTGATATGCTACATTTATTATTAGGTTTAAATTTGATCGGAGTAATATTATATAATAAACTTCTTCAAAAGAAGAAATATTCAATTTTGCTTTTACATTTATCATTTATAGTAATTTTAATAGGTGCTGGACTTACTAGATATTTTGGCTTAGAAGGCGGTATGTATATTAGAGAAGGAGGAATTTCTAATACCATAGTCACTAGGGAAGAATTTATAAAAATAATAGATTTTGATACAAATTCAAGTTTAGAATTTCCTATTAGTTTCACACCACTTACTCAAAAACATTTTGAAAAAACCATTGATTTAAGCGACCAAAAACTAACTATAAGCTCTACTAGCTATACCCCACAAAAAGACTCTATTACTCCTGCTAGCTTAGAATTAAACATCCATTATAAAAATATAAGTAAACATATAGTTTTAAATCCAAACTTTACTGGCAAAGAAATAATGCAATTTAATATGCAAGGTAAAAATTTTGGTGTCAACTGGGGACCAAGAGAAATCAAACTTCCTTTTGCATTACTTTTAGAAGATTTTATACTAGAACGCTATTTAGGTTCCATGAGTCCATCTTCTTATACTTCAAAAATCAAAATCATAGATGAGCAAAATAACATTAATCTATCTTATGATATTTTTATGAATAATGTTCTTGATTATGGTGGATATAGATTCTTTCAAAGTTCTTATGATCAAGATGAACAAGGTACTATACTTTCGGTAAATAAAGATCCTGGAAAAATTCCTACTTATATAGGTTATACTTTATTAATTTTAGGATTTTTATGGGTTTTATTTGATAAAAATTCAAGATTTCATCGTTTAAGTGTTTATTTAAAAAAAGGTCAAAGTTTTGTATTATTTATTTTACTTTTTATAAGTTTCCAAACTCCACTTTTTGCACAAGAAAATAAAAATGAAATTTTAAATTTAGTGACTAGTTTACAAAAAAACTCTTATGAGCATTCTTTAAATTTTGCAAAATTACTCATACAAGATCATAACGGCAGAATCAAACCTTTAGATACTTTAGCAATGGAATTTATTTATAAAATTACCCAAAAAGACAAATTTTTAAATCTTCATTATAATCAAATTTTTCTAGCAATGATGATTTACCCTAAAGAATTTAGAAAAATCAAAATGATAGCTACAAAAACAAGTAAGCTAAGAGAATTAATAGGCACAGATATAAATGAAAAATACATAGCGTTTGATGATGTATTTGATAATGGAGTGTATAAACTTAGTAATTATGTTGAAGAAGCTAATAGAAAAAAACCTTCACTAAGAAATAATTTTGACAAAGATTTACTAGCCTTAGATGAAAAGATAAATCATGCTTATTATATTTATAGTGGTCAAGCTTTAACTATCTTTCCTGATATTAATGAACAAAGTTTAAGATGGTATTCACCAGTGCAAATTTTACCTTTCGCAAAAGAAGATGTCGAGCGTTTGCAAATGCTTTTAGTAAGTTATTTTTTACAAGTTCGTAATGGTATTGAAAACAATCAATGGCAAGATGCAAATGAAATTTTACAATCTTTAAAAGATTTTCAATATCACTATGGAAGTAAAGTTTTACCACAAAAAGAAAGATTAGATCTTGAAATTTTACTTAATCATTATAATATCTTTGACAATCTAACTTTTGTTTACATTAGCTTTGCGATGGTTTTTTTCTTCTTAAGTTTTTATACTATATTGAAAAATATCTCTTTATCAACTTTTGTATATAGATTTTTTTATATCATTTTGAGTACATGCGTCTTTATACATGCGCTAGCTTTAATCATTCGTTGGTATGTAGGCGAACATGCTCCTTGGAGTAATGCTTATGAAAGTATGATTTATATAGCTTTTGCTTGTGCAATAAGTGCTGTGATATTCTTTAGAAAATCTCTTTTGGCTTTATGTGGTGCGAGTTTTTTAGCAGGAATCGCACTTTTTGTAGCTCATCTTGGTTTTATGGATCCTCAAATTGGAAATTTAGTACCTGTTTTAAAATCTTATTGGCTTAATATTCACGTGTCTATTATAACAGCAAGCTATGGATTTTTAGCACTTTGTTTTATTATTGGGGTTTTAAACTTAATTCTTTTTACATTAAGAGGCAAAAATAAAAACATAGACTTAAACATCATTAAACTACATTGTGTTAATGAAATGTCTATGATAATAGGACTTGCTATGCTTACAATAGGAAATTTTTTAGGTGGAGTTTGGGCTAATGAAAGCTGGGGAAGGTATTGGGGTTGGGATCCAAAAGAAACTTGGGCTTTGATTTCTATTGTAGTTTATACTATGGTATTGCATTTAAGATTTATTTTTAAAACTTATTTTATTTTTGTTTTTGCAAGTGCTAGTGTTTTAGCTTTTTATAGCATATTAATGACTTATTTTGGAGTGAATTTTTATCTTTCTGGGCTTCATTCTTATGCAAATGGAGATGCCTTTCCTATACCAACTTTTGTGTATGTTTTGATTGTGCTTAATTTTGTTTTAATTATTAGCGCAGGAAGAAAACGAGATTTAAATATGCCTAGTTTTTAA
- the lpxD gene encoding UDP-3-O-(3-hydroxymyristoyl)glucosamine N-acyltransferase translates to MKISEIAKFLGVEYSGDDIEITALNSLNNASFTELSYCDGEKNSKKIASSGAGAILISKEFENLVSKDCIKLVVDNPHLSFALLSKLFAKPLISNEKKQSNIAKSAKIMPNVYIGENVQIADHVVIMAGAYIGDNVSIGEYTIVHPNVVIYNDTKIGKKCHLLANCVIGSDGFGYAHTKNGEHYKIYHNGNVILEDFVEVGACTTIDRAVFESTIIKQGTKIDNLVQVGHNCEVGENCLIVAQSGISGSSILGKNVTMGGQSATSGHLEIGDFATIAARGGVTKSLEGARVYGGFPIMLQKDWLKFQAKIITTFRDKHE, encoded by the coding sequence ATGAAAATTAGTGAAATTGCTAAATTTTTAGGTGTAGAATACAGCGGAGATGATATAGAAATTACAGCTTTAAATTCATTAAATAACGCAAGTTTTACTGAACTTAGTTATTGCGATGGTGAAAAAAACTCTAAAAAAATAGCAAGCAGTGGAGCTGGAGCTATATTAATCTCAAAAGAATTTGAAAATTTAGTTTCAAAAGATTGTATTAAACTAGTTGTTGATAATCCACATTTATCTTTTGCGCTTTTAAGTAAGCTTTTTGCTAAACCTTTAATTTCTAATGAGAAGAAACAATCTAATATTGCCAAGAGCGCTAAGATTATGCCAAATGTTTACATAGGTGAAAATGTCCAAATAGCTGATCATGTGGTGATAATGGCTGGAGCTTATATAGGTGATAATGTAAGTATAGGAGAATATACCATCGTCCATCCAAATGTTGTAATTTATAATGATACTAAAATAGGTAAAAAATGTCATTTATTGGCAAATTGTGTTATAGGTAGCGATGGTTTTGGTTATGCACATACAAAAAATGGTGAGCATTATAAAATTTATCATAATGGTAATGTTATTCTGGAAGATTTTGTAGAAGTTGGAGCTTGTACGACTATCGATAGGGCAGTTTTTGAAAGTACTATCATTAAACAAGGTACTAAAATTGATAATCTTGTTCAAGTAGGACATAATTGTGAAGTAGGGGAGAATTGTCTTATAGTAGCTCAAAGTGGTATTTCAGGTTCAAGTATTTTAGGTAAAAATGTCACTATGGGTGGACAAAGTGCTACAAGTGGACATTTAGAAATAGGAGATTTTGCTACTATAGCTGCAAGAGGTGGGGTTACTAAAAGTCTAGAAGGTGCTAGAGTATATGGTGGTTTTCCTATTATGCTTCAAAAAGATTGGTTAAAATTTCAAGCAAAAATCATTACAACTTTTAGGGATAAACATGAGTAA
- the ilvN gene encoding acetolactate synthase small subunit — MKRRVISVIVLNEHGVLSRVVGLFSGRGYNIESLTVAPLDDKEFSRINIVTLGDEKVFEQIIKQLHKLIPTYKVIDSSDFIEKETALVKIALSENFAGLDAILKAYNGSITYSDGEFIIVIASDDAKNIDNFLKTMKKYNPISVVRSGSILMEVK; from the coding sequence ATGAAAAGAAGAGTGATTTCTGTCATTGTGTTGAATGAGCATGGGGTATTATCACGCGTTGTTGGACTTTTTTCAGGTCGGGGTTATAATATAGAATCTCTTACTGTTGCCCCGCTTGATGATAAAGAATTTTCTAGAATAAATATCGTAACTTTGGGCGATGAAAAAGTTTTTGAGCAAATCATAAAACAACTTCACAAACTTATACCTACCTATAAGGTGATTGACTCAAGTGATTTCATAGAAAAAGAAACAGCTCTAGTAAAGATTGCTTTAAGTGAAAATTTTGCAGGTTTAGATGCTATATTAAAAGCTTACAATGGTAGTATAACTTATAGTGATGGTGAGTTTATTATAGTAATAGCAAGTGATGATGCAAAAAATATTGATAATTTTTTAAAAACTATGAAAAAATATAATCCTATTAGTGTGGTTAGAAGTGGTTCTATTTTAATGGAGGTAAAATGA
- a CDS encoding acetolactate synthase large subunit — protein sequence MKELNGSQMICEALKKENVKVVFGYPGGAALNIYDEIYKQTHFKHILVRHEQAALHSADAYARMSGEVGVAVVTSGPGFTNAVTGLATAYSDSIPLVLISAQVANSLIGTDAFQEIDAIGISRPCVKHNYLVKNIEELPKILKEAFYIATTGRKGPVHIDIPKDVTAAIGVWHYPKEISMKTYKPTYKGNIKQIKKLVSLIKNAQKPLFYLGGGCISSNASKELRELIHFCQIPAVETLMALGTLRNDDKFNLKMAGMHGSYCANIALSECDLLIAVGARFDDRITGKTSEFAKGAKIVHIDIDPSSISKIIEAHFPIVGDIKNVILDILEELKKEDFDNTKYQEWFKTLQRYQQLYPLIYEDSDEVLKPQWVIEECARLAPDARIITDVGQHQMWVAQFYPFNYARQLATSGGQGTMGYSLPAALGAKLAVGEEVVVNFVGDGSFLMNIQELMTASAYDIKVINIILNNSFLGMVRQWQSMFYKERFSNTDLTNQPDFITIAKGFHCKGYNVFNKEEFQKAFKAALESKKTCVLNVAIDRYEDVLPMVPAGGAIYNMILPSYKNKDKK from the coding sequence ATGAAAGAGCTAAATGGCTCGCAAATGATTTGTGAAGCATTAAAAAAGGAAAATGTTAAAGTAGTTTTTGGTTATCCTGGTGGTGCAGCTTTAAATATTTATGATGAAATTTATAAACAAACTCATTTTAAACACATCTTGGTTAGACATGAGCAAGCAGCCTTGCATAGTGCTGATGCATATGCTAGAATGAGTGGTGAGGTTGGAGTGGCAGTGGTTACAAGTGGACCAGGCTTTACTAACGCAGTTACAGGTTTAGCTACTGCTTATAGTGATTCTATACCTTTAGTTTTAATTTCAGCTCAAGTTGCAAATTCTTTAATAGGAACAGATGCATTTCAAGAAATCGATGCTATAGGTATCTCAAGACCTTGTGTGAAGCATAATTATTTAGTAAAAAATATCGAAGAATTACCTAAAATTTTAAAAGAAGCCTTTTATATTGCTACAACAGGTAGAAAGGGACCAGTGCATATTGATATACCAAAAGATGTCACTGCAGCTATAGGAGTATGGCATTATCCTAAAGAAATTTCTATGAAAACTTATAAGCCAACCTATAAAGGTAATATCAAACAAATTAAAAAACTAGTAAGTTTAATTAAAAATGCTCAAAAACCTTTATTTTACTTAGGTGGAGGTTGTATATCTTCTAATGCTAGCAAGGAGCTAAGAGAGTTGATTCATTTTTGTCAAATTCCTGCAGTAGAAACCTTAATGGCACTAGGGACTTTAAGAAATGATGATAAGTTTAATTTAAAAATGGCAGGTATGCATGGGAGTTATTGTGCAAATATTGCCTTGAGTGAATGTGACTTACTTATTGCTGTGGGTGCTAGGTTTGATGATAGGATTACTGGCAAAACAAGTGAGTTTGCTAAGGGTGCAAAAATCGTTCATATTGATATAGATCCAAGCTCTATTTCTAAAATCATTGAAGCACACTTTCCTATAGTTGGGGATATTAAAAATGTTATTTTGGACATTTTAGAAGAGTTAAAAAAAGAAGACTTTGATAATACCAAATATCAAGAATGGTTTAAAACTTTGCAAAGATATCAGCAATTATATCCTTTAATTTATGAAGATAGTGATGAAGTTTTAAAACCTCAATGGGTTATAGAAGAATGTGCTAGATTAGCCCCTGATGCAAGAATTATTACTGATGTGGGGCAACATCAAATGTGGGTAGCACAATTTTATCCTTTTAATTATGCAAGACAGCTTGCAACAAGTGGTGGGCAAGGAACTATGGGTTATTCTTTGCCAGCTGCACTTGGAGCTAAATTGGCTGTGGGTGAAGAAGTAGTGGTAAATTTTGTAGGCGATGGTTCTTTTTTAATGAATATACAAGAGCTAATGACTGCAAGTGCTTATGATATAAAAGTGATTAATATTATTTTAAATAATTCTTTTTTAGGCATGGTTAGACAATGGCAAAGTATGTTTTATAAAGAAAGATTTTCTAATACAGATTTAACAAATCAACCTGATTTTATCACTATTGCTAAAGGTTTTCATTGTAAAGGTTATAATGTCTTTAATAAAGAAGAGTTTCAAAAAGCTTTTAAAGCAGCTTTGGAGTCTAAAAAAACTTGCGTTTTAAATGTTGCTATAGATCGCTATGAAGATGTACTTCCTATGGTTCCTGCAGGTGGAGCAATTTACAATATGATTTTACCTAGCTACAAAAACAAGGATAAAAAATGA
- a CDS encoding 2-oxoacid:acceptor oxidoreductase family protein: MKYQLRFCGEGGQGVITAGEILAKAAIKEGRNAFKASTYTSQVRGGPTKVDIIIDENEIFFPYAVEGEVSFMLSTADKGYQSFKDGVISGGIIVIEPNLVHPSKEDYARWKIFEIPIITIAKEEVGNVATQSVVALAIAAYMSKCIDIDALKQTMLDMVPTKTKEANAKAFDLGIEYAKKYK; encoded by the coding sequence ATGAAATATCAATTAAGATTTTGCGGCGAAGGTGGTCAAGGTGTTATCACTGCTGGTGAAATTTTAGCCAAAGCTGCCATTAAAGAAGGACGCAATGCTTTTAAAGCATCTACTTATACTTCTCAAGTTAGAGGCGGACCAACTAAGGTTGATATCATCATTGATGAAAATGAAATCTTTTTTCCTTATGCAGTAGAAGGTGAAGTTAGTTTTATGCTTTCAACTGCAGATAAAGGTTATCAAAGTTTCAAAGATGGTGTTATTAGTGGTGGCATTATAGTTATAGAGCCAAATTTAGTTCATCCAAGTAAAGAAGATTATGCTAGATGGAAAATTTTTGAAATTCCTATTATTACCATAGCTAAAGAAGAAGTGGGAAATGTAGCTACTCAATCAGTTGTTGCTCTAGCTATAGCTGCTTATATGAGTAAATGTATTGATATTGATGCGTTAAAACAGACTATGCTTGATATGGTACCTACAAAAACTAAAGAGGCAAATGCTAAAGCCTTTGATTTAGGCATAGAATACGCTAAAAAGTATAAATAG
- a CDS encoding 2-oxoglutarate ferredoxin oxidoreductase subunit beta → MAFNYDEYLRVDKLPTQWCWGCGDGVVLKAIIRAIQKLGWSMDDVCLVSGIGCSGRMSSYVNCNTVHTTHGRAIAYATGIKLANPKKHVIVVSGDGDTLAIGGNHTIHGCRRNIDLTHILINNFIYGLTNSQTSPTTPQGFYTVTAQAGNIDPNFDACELTKAAGASFVARTNVIEANKLENIIFKALSHKGYSFVDVFSNCHINLGRKNKMGEAVSMLDWIKNRCVEKSKFEQLDYEQRVDKFPTGILYQDESKAEYCEAYEEVRRALKEKRMVDLGVLK, encoded by the coding sequence ATGGCTTTTAATTATGATGAATATTTAAGAGTAGATAAGCTTCCAACACAATGGTGTTGGGGTTGTGGAGACGGTGTTGTTTTAAAAGCTATTATTAGAGCTATTCAAAAACTTGGTTGGAGTATGGATGATGTTTGTTTAGTTTCTGGTATAGGTTGTAGTGGTAGGATGAGTTCTTATGTAAATTGCAATACAGTTCATACTACTCATGGTAGAGCTATTGCTTATGCAACTGGAATAAAACTTGCAAATCCAAAAAAACATGTTATAGTGGTAAGCGGGGATGGTGATACTTTAGCAATTGGTGGAAATCATACCATTCATGGATGTAGAAGAAATATAGATTTAACTCATATTTTAATCAATAATTTTATTTACGGGCTTACAAACTCACAAACTTCACCAACTACTCCTCAGGGTTTTTACACTGTAACAGCTCAAGCAGGTAATATAGATCCAAATTTTGATGCTTGTGAGCTTACTAAGGCTGCTGGAGCTTCTTTTGTGGCAAGAACAAATGTTATAGAAGCAAATAAACTCGAAAATATTATCTTTAAAGCTTTATCTCATAAAGGATATAGTTTTGTAGATGTGTTTTCAAACTGCCATATCAACCTAGGTAGAAAAAATAAAATGGGTGAAGCTGTAAGCATGCTTGATTGGATTAAAAATCGCTGTGTTGAAAAATCTAAATTTGAGCAATTAGACTATGAACAAAGAGTAGATAAATTCCCTACAGGAATTTTATATCAAGATGAAAGTAAGGCGGAATATTGTGAGGCTTATGAAGAAGTTAGAAGAGCTTTAAAAGAAAAAAGAATGGTAGATTTGGGAGTGTTAAAATGA